The proteins below are encoded in one region of Armatimonadota bacterium:
- a CDS encoding Fic family protein, producing MTDTQSQWQPKYSITPSIARNLMDIEAARVVVESTPLPPAVQAELTRKARIRATHYSTRIEGNRLTLQEAEEVISSRRKQFHGRERDAAEVQNYWNALIRVEEWASRARPVTEDAIKRIHAMVMNGSRSKPMPYRDGQNVIRDSFTDGIIYLPPEAPDVPGLMKKMVAWINAAEIEQVPAVIIAALAHYQFVSIHPYYDGNGRTARLLATFILHRSGYGLNGLFSLEEYHAQDLDAYYSALDVGGHHNYYMGRADADLTGWLEYFVSTLASVFSAAKGEAIRCAEDGLPGEPEHLRKLDHRARMVIALFSRQETITSSDVAQTLGLSGRMARLLLKDWVDAGWLLVADPSKRARRYSLSAEYRQSSLGSI from the coding sequence ATGACTGACACTCAATCTCAGTGGCAACCTAAATACTCCATCACTCCGTCCATCGCTCGCAACCTGATGGATATTGAAGCCGCTCGTGTAGTTGTTGAGAGCACTCCTTTACCACCAGCGGTTCAAGCCGAATTGACACGAAAGGCACGTATTCGCGCTACCCACTACTCTACTCGCATCGAAGGCAATAGACTTACGCTCCAAGAAGCAGAGGAAGTGATCTCCAGCAGGCGAAAGCAGTTCCATGGTCGGGAGCGCGACGCAGCCGAAGTCCAGAACTACTGGAACGCACTTATCCGAGTGGAGGAATGGGCAAGCAGGGCTAGGCCCGTAACTGAGGATGCAATTAAACGTATACATGCGATGGTGATGAATGGCTCCAGGTCGAAACCCATGCCGTATCGGGATGGTCAGAACGTCATTCGCGACTCTTTCACTGACGGCATCATCTATCTTCCTCCAGAAGCGCCGGATGTGCCTGGACTGATGAAGAAGATGGTCGCTTGGATCAATGCAGCCGAGATAGAGCAGGTTCCCGCTGTCATCATTGCTGCGCTGGCTCACTATCAGTTCGTTAGCATTCATCCTTACTATGATGGAAACGGGCGAACCGCGCGATTGCTGGCGACATTCATCCTGCATAGAAGCGGCTATGGCTTGAACGGCCTTTTCTCACTAGAGGAATACCATGCGCAGGACCTAGATGCTTACTATAGTGCACTTGATGTCGGTGGACACCACAATTACTATATGGGTCGTGCCGATGCAGACCTTACAGGCTGGCTGGAATACTTCGTGAGTACCCTGGCATCCGTTTTCTCTGCCGCCAAAGGCGAAGCCATTAGGTGCGCGGAGGATGGTTTACCTGGGGAACCAGAGCATTTGCGAAAACTTGATCATCGGGCAAGGATGGTGATCGCTCTGTTCTCTCGACAGGAGACAATCACATCATCGGACGTGGCTCAGACTCTCGGACTTTCAGGCAGAATGGCTCGCTTGCTACTCAAGGATTGGGTTGATGCAGGCTGGCTTTTGGTTGCTGATCCATCTAAACGGGCTAGGAGATATTCCCTGTCGGCAGAATATCGACAAAGCAGCCTGGGGAGTATATAG
- a CDS encoding TetR/AcrR family transcriptional regulator — translation MANEPATSWKDKRKEQLREDLITTATRLIRENGPNAVSVEDIVAATGVAKGTFYLYFKTKAEIIQAVFGQCLDDLEKRISAAISETSSDASAGLHATLGVILLFLQENPGLTAPVMDAASVPELEEAVLSRCRAATTSAFERLLRMGMLQGRYREIDPRIASHALQGMLSGLVRLSTDANLNFVDIGEIAVELFEHGIKR, via the coding sequence ATGGCAAACGAACCCGCAACATCCTGGAAAGACAAGCGAAAAGAGCAGCTTCGAGAGGACCTCATCACGACCGCGACCCGGCTTATTCGAGAGAACGGGCCAAACGCCGTATCCGTGGAGGATATAGTCGCCGCAACCGGAGTCGCGAAGGGAACATTTTACCTGTATTTCAAGACCAAGGCTGAAATTATTCAGGCGGTGTTTGGTCAGTGTCTGGACGATCTCGAAAAACGGATCTCCGCCGCCATTAGCGAAACTTCTTCGGACGCATCCGCCGGTCTTCACGCGACCCTAGGCGTCATATTGCTTTTTTTGCAGGAAAACCCCGGCTTGACAGCGCCGGTTATGGACGCAGCATCTGTGCCGGAGCTTGAAGAAGCTGTCTTGTCACGCTGCCGCGCGGCAACTACATCAGCTTTTGAACGGCTGCTTAGAATGGGAATGCTGCAGGGCAGGTATCGCGAAATAGACCCACGGATCGCATCGCATGCGCTTCAAGGAATGCTCTCCGGTCTTGTCCGGCTTTCGACTGATGCGAACCTCAATTTTGTTGACATCGGCGAAATAGCGGTAGAGCTTTTTGAGCACGGAATAAAGCGTTAG
- the greA gene encoding transcription elongation factor GreA produces MDFSDERIVLTHEGYDEIQRELNEIMTVKRPAIIDRIREARQLGDLSENFDYQDAKHSQAMLEARLKELKTILSHASVVDCVDNNGCIGIGSKVTVKDLADDYEDEYTIVGPTESSPAEGKISHESCLGSALMGHKQGDMIAVRAPGGVMNYKIVSVE; encoded by the coding sequence GTGGATTTTTCAGACGAGAGAATCGTGCTCACGCACGAGGGTTACGATGAGATTCAGCGAGAGCTTAACGAAATTATGACCGTGAAGCGGCCCGCCATAATCGACAGGATCAGAGAGGCCAGACAACTGGGCGATCTCAGCGAGAATTTTGACTATCAGGATGCTAAACATTCCCAGGCAATGCTCGAAGCAAGGCTCAAGGAACTTAAGACCATTCTCAGCCACGCCAGCGTTGTCGATTGCGTCGACAATAACGGCTGTATAGGAATTGGATCAAAAGTAACAGTTAAAGATCTTGCCGATGACTACGAGGATGAATACACTATCGTCGGGCCGACAGAGTCCAGCCCGGCTGAAGGCAAAATATCGCACGAATCCTGCCTTGGAAGCGCCCTGATGGGTCACAAGCAGGGTGACATGATTGCAGTTCGCGCTCCCGGCGGAGTAATGAACTACAAAATAGTGTCGGTTGAATGA
- a CDS encoding type II toxin-antitoxin system HicA family toxin, giving the protein MKRRAFIAHLQKNGCELLRQGAKHSVYCNSSSKRSSSVPRHSEINDFLAEKICRDLGIPEP; this is encoded by the coding sequence GTGAAACGCCGTGCTTTTATAGCGCATTTGCAAAAGAACGGCTGTGAACTGCTTCGTCAAGGAGCTAAGCACAGCGTATATTGCAATTCATCATCCAAACGCTCTTCTTCAGTTCCTCGTCATTCGGAGATCAATGATTTTCTTGCTGAAAAGATTTGCCGTGATTTAGGTATACCGGAACCTTAA
- a CDS encoding DUF488 domain-containing protein — protein sequence MTEIFTIGHSNHDILDFLSILKRNRIQVLVDVRSEPYSRYASQFNKTEIQRHIEAAGITYRYSGHAIGGKPKDMSLYTPSGAPDYDKLAKTEPFQNELKALVEIAGTKRLVIMCSEADPMSCHRERILAQVLRSWGIDVKHIMPDGNIAKVEQPGLF from the coding sequence TTGACCGAGATTTTCACGATAGGCCACAGCAACCACGACATACTCGACTTCCTGAGTATCCTAAAGCGCAACAGAATTCAGGTCCTGGTCGATGTCCGCAGCGAACCGTATAGCCGCTATGCCTCGCAGTTCAATAAGACCGAAATTCAAAGGCACATTGAGGCTGCAGGCATTACGTATCGCTACTCCGGTCATGCAATCGGCGGCAAGCCCAAAGACATGTCGCTCTACACTCCTTCCGGCGCCCCCGACTATGACAAACTCGCAAAGACGGAACCTTTTCAAAATGAGCTTAAGGCGCTTGTCGAGATCGCCGGGACAAAGCGCTTGGTAATAATGTGCAGCGAGGCTGATCCGATGAGCTGTCACCGCGAGAGGATCCTGGCACAGGTCCTGCGAAGCTGGGGAATCGATGTGAAGCATATCATGCCGGACGGCAACATCGCGAAAGTAGAACAGCCCGGGTTGTTTTAG
- a CDS encoding 3D domain-containing protein — protein sequence MRRRKFRLARTAALTAIMLPMLMAVGANRDDVVQAQRLETVTVRICSDRTERQVRTAQMSVGATLKEEGVVVGPLDLVSPATNERPYDGMKITVVRVSESIEEHRLPIGFETVKTFTKSLRPGMVKVTMNGVRGEKVVRYKVRCHDGVPVMRTKVESVVVKKPVNKVVSIGSRGRYTSRGEYRTLRVLRMSASAYDPGPRSCGRWASGRTSCGMRAGYGVVAVDPDVISLGTRLYIEGYGHAIAGDVGRSIQGNRIDLGFDTYQEAIRFGRKKVNVHILD from the coding sequence TTGCGAAGACGAAAGTTTCGGCTCGCGCGAACCGCCGCACTGACAGCGATCATGCTGCCGATGCTGATGGCGGTTGGAGCCAACCGAGATGACGTCGTGCAAGCCCAGCGCCTGGAGACGGTAACTGTTAGAATTTGTTCGGATAGGACCGAGCGACAAGTACGAACCGCCCAGATGTCTGTTGGCGCGACCCTCAAGGAAGAAGGGGTCGTGGTGGGGCCGTTAGATTTGGTCTCGCCAGCGACGAATGAGCGACCGTATGATGGGATGAAGATCACGGTTGTTCGGGTTTCCGAATCGATTGAGGAGCACAGGCTGCCGATCGGTTTTGAGACCGTTAAAACATTCACTAAATCTCTCCGGCCAGGAATGGTCAAAGTGACCATGAACGGAGTACGTGGAGAGAAGGTCGTGCGTTACAAGGTCCGCTGTCATGATGGCGTACCTGTGATGCGCACCAAAGTCGAGAGCGTTGTTGTAAAGAAGCCTGTGAACAAGGTGGTCAGTATCGGTTCACGAGGGCGTTATACGAGCCGCGGTGAATACCGCACGCTGCGAGTTCTGCGAATGTCTGCCAGCGCATATGATCCCGGTCCAAGAAGCTGTGGACGATGGGCGAGCGGCAGGACAAGCTGTGGTATGAGAGCGGGCTACGGTGTGGTTGCTGTTGACCCGGATGTGATCAGCCTTGGAACCAGGCTTTATATCGAGGGATATGGTCATGCAATTGCAGGCGATGTAGGCCGCTCGATACAGGGAAATCGCATCGACCTTGGGTTCGACACATATCAAGAGGCGATCCGTTTTGGACGTAAAAAGGTAAACGTCCATATACTGGATTAA
- the pfkB gene encoding 1-phosphofructokinase encodes MILTITPNTAIDKTYTVEGFGLDRVHRPSVCRTVAGGKGINVVRVLKTVGHEAAATGFVGGATGEAIIRLISEEGLRHDFVRVKDESRLCIAVVDPINGTQTEINENGPQVTADEVNLMFEKTKCLVAGCEFIAMCGSCPPGVPESFYGDIIRIAKSAGVKTVLDASNSHLREAIKSAPFMVKPNVTELSQIAGRELLTLEEIVRAAKSLKQFGVSITAVTMGRSGAIVTDGVQVWKAVPPEIQFASAVGSGDAFLAMFMAAIIQGMSLPEALISATAAGAANATTLGAGFCSLECIMEVRQGVTLTNIT; translated from the coding sequence TTGATATTAACCATAACTCCGAATACGGCGATTGATAAGACATATACGGTGGAAGGCTTTGGGCTGGACAGAGTTCACAGGCCGAGCGTATGCCGGACCGTGGCGGGCGGCAAAGGCATAAATGTCGTCAGAGTGCTCAAGACGGTCGGTCATGAAGCCGCTGCGACCGGTTTTGTGGGCGGCGCGACGGGCGAGGCCATTATAAGGCTGATAAGCGAAGAGGGCTTGCGGCACGATTTTGTGCGGGTCAAAGACGAATCAAGGCTCTGCATAGCCGTGGTTGATCCGATCAACGGCACTCAGACTGAGATCAATGAAAACGGTCCGCAGGTCACTGCCGACGAGGTCAACCTGATGTTTGAGAAGACCAAGTGCCTTGTCGCCGGATGTGAGTTTATTGCGATGTGCGGGAGCTGTCCGCCCGGTGTGCCGGAGAGTTTCTATGGCGATATAATCCGGATCGCCAAGAGCGCCGGTGTAAAGACAGTGCTGGACGCGAGCAATTCCCATTTGAGAGAGGCGATCAAGTCTGCTCCGTTTATGGTCAAGCCCAATGTCACCGAGCTATCGCAGATAGCCGGGCGTGAGCTATTGACGCTGGAGGAGATCGTCCGAGCAGCGAAGAGTCTTAAGCAGTTCGGCGTGAGTATTACTGCCGTTACCATGGGCCGCAGCGGCGCGATTGTTACCGACGGCGTTCAGGTATGGAAGGCCGTTCCGCCTGAGATTCAATTTGCCAGCGCTGTCGGTTCGGGAGATGCGTTCCTGGCGATGTTTATGGCTGCGATTATTCAGGGCATGTCACTTCCTGAGGCTCTTATCTCGGCAACGGCGGCGGGGGCAGCGAACGCGACTACGTTAGGCGCAGGTTTTTGCTCGCTTGAGTGTATAATGGAGGTTAGGCAGGGTGTGACCCTCACCAACATCACATAA
- a CDS encoding type II toxin-antitoxin system HicB family antitoxin — translation MVRQLTAVYEKHGDWIVAYLEEIPGVNTQGRTVEEAKENLEDALHEFLEANREISKRGLSGKVDVTEEPFALVERAA, via the coding sequence ATGGTAAGGCAATTGACGGCTGTATACGAGAAGCACGGCGATTGGATTGTGGCTTATCTTGAAGAAATTCCCGGTGTCAATACACAGGGCCGCACGGTAGAAGAGGCAAAAGAGAACCTGGAAGATGCGCTGCATGAGTTCCTCGAAGCGAACAGAGAGATTTCAAAACGTGGTCTCTCAGGAAAAGTCGATGTGACTGAGGAACCATTCGCCTTGGTGGAACGTGCTGCGTGA
- a CDS encoding hydrolase, giving the protein MSHTNILDKSNAVLVVVDIQNPLLKVIYEGERMVANVIKLIEAAKVFDLPILVPLQYAARLGDVTQPIADALPTDKRFDKMTFSCLGSPDFQKALQATGRSQVILCGIEAHVCINQTAHDLLAHGYSVHVIDDAISSRRRDDWKCAVEKMRDSGCVISSTEMAIFELTRDSSIPEFKRILPIVK; this is encoded by the coding sequence ATGAGCCACACGAATATTTTAGACAAATCGAACGCAGTTCTCGTGGTCGTAGATATTCAGAACCCGCTTCTGAAAGTGATCTATGAAGGCGAACGGATGGTCGCCAATGTCATCAAGCTCATAGAAGCGGCAAAAGTCTTTGATTTGCCCATTCTGGTGCCGCTTCAATATGCCGCACGGCTCGGTGATGTCACTCAGCCGATAGCAGACGCGCTGCCGACCGATAAGCGTTTCGACAAGATGACATTCAGTTGCCTTGGCTCGCCTGACTTTCAAAAGGCATTGCAGGCAACCGGCCGCAGCCAGGTGATCCTCTGTGGGATAGAAGCGCATGTATGCATCAATCAGACGGCTCACGATCTTCTGGCACATGGCTACTCGGTTCATGTGATAGATGATGCGATTTCATCCAGGAGACGTGACGATTGGAAGTGCGCGGTCGAGAAGATGCGCGACTCGGGCTGCGTGATTTCATCTACTGAGATGGCGATCTTTGAGCTTACGCGCGACTCATCCATCCCTGAGTTCAAGCGCATCCTGCCGATTGTGAAATAG
- the rsmA gene encoding 16S rRNA (adenine(1518)-N(6)/adenine(1519)-N(6))-dimethyltransferase RsmA — MNLASAPQVRKLLADHGLRPKKRLGQNFLIDRNVLGRIVAASGACEGVNVLEIGPGLGVVTRELADTGARVVCVEADQALIPVLEDMLSGSDVEIVNRDFLKVGLPEFFGERGGGKWVVVGNLPYYITSPIITTLLGSKWFISSIVLMVQKEVARRLQAGPGTDDYGSLSVFVQYHCEIESVMRVSRNVFYPVPDVDSEVVKLIVRERPAVQVHDEALFFRIVRAAFGKRRKTLLNALSSSADLGWDKEIAHHMLAEAGIDESRRGETLSLDEFAALAGSSFAGLRKVPLDSKLAD; from the coding sequence ATGAACCTCGCATCCGCGCCACAAGTCAGAAAGCTCCTTGCAGACCATGGTTTGCGTCCGAAGAAGCGTCTTGGGCAGAATTTCCTGATAGACCGAAATGTGCTGGGCCGAATTGTAGCTGCAAGCGGCGCGTGTGAGGGTGTAAACGTCCTTGAGATCGGTCCGGGGCTTGGCGTGGTAACGAGAGAGCTTGCCGATACCGGCGCCAGGGTAGTATGCGTCGAAGCGGACCAGGCCTTGATCCCTGTTCTTGAGGATATGCTTTCCGGCAGCGATGTCGAGATAGTAAACCGGGATTTTCTAAAAGTCGGTCTGCCTGAATTCTTTGGCGAACGAGGCGGCGGCAAGTGGGTCGTGGTGGGCAATCTGCCGTATTACATTACCAGTCCGATAATCACTACACTTCTCGGTTCAAAGTGGTTTATTTCATCTATCGTGCTGATGGTGCAGAAAGAGGTTGCTAGAAGACTGCAGGCCGGTCCGGGCACGGATGACTACGGCTCACTAAGCGTATTCGTGCAATATCACTGCGAAATCGAGAGCGTGATGAGAGTGTCCAGAAATGTGTTTTATCCGGTGCCGGATGTCGATTCCGAGGTCGTCAAGCTGATTGTGCGCGAAAGGCCTGCTGTGCAGGTGCATGACGAGGCACTTTTCTTCCGAATAGTCAGGGCGGCTTTCGGAAAGCGCAGGAAGACCCTGCTTAATGCGCTCAGTTCCTCAGCGGATCTGGGTTGGGACAAAGAAATAGCCCATCACATGCTTGCTGAGGCCGGCATTGATGAAAGCAGGCGAGGAGAGACTCTATCGCTCGACGAGTTTGCTGCGCTCGCGGGTTCGAGTTTTGCAGGTTTGAGAAAGGTTCCCCTTGACAGCAAACTTGCAGACTGA
- a CDS encoding MBL fold metallo-hydrolase, whose product MSINPNDILISFSLALYSQWFYHKPTRCLFDAGEGVATTLGTKVFGIRHVFLSHGHEDHIAGISNLVNIRNLASGERDKPLIIYYPKHDRWINALLEYVERKQSGMLRYPLYVQPMEVGSEVEIPDTKRPTRVVAFEMRHVRSQLCLGYEIQQERKLPDQVTGENVCCYHPIFLYTGDGFEAVHIPFGRLDLAVHEATFLARDRELASIESNRHATLEMAVEWGASQDVKALVLCHISDRYAIDDVIESASLAKRNSGFRGDLYIAHCNEIIPVPSP is encoded by the coding sequence ATGTCAATAAACCCTAACGACATTCTGATATCGTTTTCACTGGCGCTCTACAGTCAGTGGTTCTATCATAAGCCGACGCGGTGTCTCTTCGATGCCGGTGAGGGCGTCGCAACGACCCTGGGAACCAAGGTTTTCGGCATTCGCCATGTATTTCTAAGCCATGGACATGAGGACCACATCGCCGGTATATCGAACCTGGTCAACATTCGCAATCTCGCGTCCGGTGAACGTGATAAACCGCTCATTATCTATTATCCCAAGCATGACCGTTGGATAAATGCGCTGCTGGAGTATGTCGAGCGTAAACAGTCTGGTATGCTCAGATATCCGCTCTACGTTCAGCCGATGGAAGTCGGCTCGGAGGTCGAAATACCTGATACAAAACGTCCGACACGCGTGGTCGCATTTGAAATGAGGCATGTCCGCAGTCAACTCTGCCTTGGCTATGAGATCCAGCAGGAGCGCAAGCTTCCCGACCAGGTCACCGGTGAAAATGTCTGCTGCTATCATCCGATTTTTTTGTATACGGGTGACGGGTTCGAAGCGGTCCACATACCATTTGGCCGTCTTGATTTAGCGGTCCACGAAGCGACTTTTTTGGCGCGTGATAGAGAGCTGGCCTCAATTGAGTCCAACCGGCACGCAACCCTTGAGATGGCGGTGGAGTGGGGCGCGAGCCAGGATGTAAAGGCCTTGGTTCTATGCCATATATCGGATCGCTATGCAATCGACGACGTGATCGAATCCGCATCCTTGGCGAAAAGAAATTCGGGCTTTCGAGGCGATTTGTATATAGCCCATTGCAATGAGATAATCCCCGTCCCATCTCCGTAG
- a CDS encoding peptidylprolyl isomerase, with translation MRFCTISAVALAALISTNATLAAESAKDQKPETGRWAVIETNKGTIKFALYEKDAPITTKNFIDLANSKFYDGLKFHRVVPGFVIQGGDPNGDGTGGSPNKIKLEVSPKLKHDAAGVVAMARTSDPNSASCQFYITLDAIPYLDMNYAVFGRVVEGLDVVKKIEVGDVMKTVRIVDPPKPKEKKDTDKK, from the coding sequence ATGCGATTTTGCACAATATCGGCAGTCGCCCTCGCGGCTCTCATTTCGACGAACGCCACCCTCGCCGCCGAATCCGCTAAAGATCAGAAGCCGGAGACGGGACGCTGGGCAGTTATCGAGACAAACAAGGGCACGATCAAATTCGCGCTTTATGAAAAGGACGCCCCCATCACCACAAAGAATTTCATAGACCTGGCCAACTCCAAGTTTTATGATGGACTGAAGTTCCATCGTGTGGTTCCGGGGTTCGTGATCCAGGGTGGTGACCCTAACGGCGACGGCACTGGCGGCTCACCCAACAAGATCAAGCTGGAAGTATCGCCCAAGCTCAAACATGACGCAGCCGGTGTGGTTGCAATGGCACGGACATCAGACCCGAACTCCGCAAGCTGCCAGTTTTATATCACTCTCGATGCGATCCCGTATCTGGACATGAACTACGCGGTATTCGGCCGTGTGGTCGAGGGGCTGGATGTAGTGAAAAAGATAGAAGTCGGCGATGTGATGAAGACCGTGCGGATTGTCGACCCGCCGAAACCCAAAGAAAAGAAAGACACAGATAAGAAATAG
- a CDS encoding DUF488 domain-containing protein: protein MRTIYTIGYTKKCLKDFIERLRHAGIDCVVDVRRHNTSQLAGFSKKDDLEYLLTQGFDIDYVHMPDLAPSEDILSAYKSDKNWKIYELRYRMLMDRERMAATFMKASEQADWQAPCLLCAEDKPDKCHRRLLAEAIAEQSDNLEVSHL from the coding sequence ATGCGGACTATCTATACTATCGGATACACAAAAAAGTGCCTCAAGGATTTCATAGAGCGTCTCAGACATGCGGGCATAGATTGCGTGGTGGATGTCCGCCGACATAATACCTCTCAACTTGCCGGGTTTTCCAAGAAAGACGACCTGGAATACCTGCTCACACAGGGCTTCGATATCGATTATGTTCACATGCCCGATCTTGCTCCGAGTGAGGATATCCTCAGCGCCTACAAGTCCGATAAGAACTGGAAAATATACGAACTGCGATACCGCATGCTGATGGATAGAGAGCGGATGGCCGCCACGTTCATGAAAGCATCCGAACAGGCCGACTGGCAGGCCCCTTGCCTGCTCTGCGCCGAGGACAAACCCGACAAGTGCCACCGCAGGCTTCTCGCCGAAGCAATAGCCGAGCAATCCGATAACTTGGAGGTGAGTCATCTTTGA